One genomic region from Epinephelus moara isolate mb chromosome 8, YSFRI_EMoa_1.0, whole genome shotgun sequence encodes:
- the slc6a4b gene encoding solute carrier family 6 member 4b, with amino-acid sequence MPRQDSAVMAHQGSPNPGYSSNNAVPVPVITQTDSRDKWSKKMDFLLSVIGFAVDLGNVWRFPYVCYQNGGGAFLIPYILMAIFGGVPLFYMELALGQFHRTGAISIWKHICPIFKGIGYAICIIALYVSFYYNTIIAWALFYFYSSFSTILPWTNCDNVWNTPDCTNYFGMDNVTWTNKSRSPAEEFYTRNVLEIHKSSGLKNVGGVRWQLMLCLFLIFTIVYFSLWKGVKTSGKVVWVTATLPYIVLFILLIRGATLPGAWRGVVFYLKPQWGKLLETSVWVDAAAQIFFSLGPGFGVLLALSSYNPFTNNCYRDAIVTSLVNCLTSFVSGFVIFTVLGYMAEMRKVEVEDVARDKGPSLLFITYPEAIANMMGSTFFAIIFFVMMITLGLDSTFGGLEAIITAVLDEYPDHFSHRRELFVLGLVVVCFLGSLSTLTNGGAYVVKLLEEFGVGRSIIAVGFLEAIAVSWFYGIKRFSSDVQAMLGKSPGLFWKVCWVVISPAFLAYIIVSSLLKAPPLTLFDYQYPDWSITVGYIIDFSSFIWIPIYMVYKLVWTPGSLKQRLAVCLRPERTIPDIHADSLNMATVP; translated from the exons ATGCCCCGACAGGACTCAGCAGTCATGGCCCACCAAGGCTCCCCGAACCCCGGCTACAGCTCCAACAACGCGGTCCCGGTGCCGGTCATCACTCAGACGGACTCCCGGGACAAATGGAGCAAAAAAATGGATTTTCTCTTGTCTGTCATTGGCTTTGCGGTGGACCTGGGTAATGTTTGGAGATTTCCATACGTATGTTATCAAAACGGTGGCG GTGCTTTCCTCATCCCCTACATTTTGATGGCCATCTTTGGTGGTGTGCCGCTTTTTTACATGGAGCTGGCACTGGGACAGTTCCACAGAACCGGAGCCATATCCATATGGAAACACATCTGTCCCATTTTCAAAG GTATAGGATATGCCATTTGTATCATTGCCCTCTATGTGTCCTTCTACTACAACACCATCATCGCCTGGGCCCTCTTCTACTTCTATTCCTCTTTCTCCACCATCTTGCCTTGGACAAACTGCGACAATGTGTGGAACACTCCCGACTGCACCAACTATTTTGGCATGGACAACGTCACCTGGACGAATAAATCCAGGTCTCCGGCAGAGGAATTTTACAC GAGGAATGTTCTTGAGATCCACAAGTCATCAGGGCTGAAAAACGTTGGGGGTGTTCGCTGGCAGTTGATGCTCTgcctttttctcattttcaccATTGTATACTTCAGCCTGTGGAAGGGCGTGAAGACCTCAGGAAAG GTAGTGTGGGTGACGGCCACCTTGCCCTACATTGTGCTTTTCATCTTGCTAATTCGAGGCGCCACTCTGCCAGGAGCCTGGAGAGGTGTGGTGTTTTACCTGAAACCCCAGTGGGGGAAGCTGCTGGAGACCAGT GTGTGGGTggatgctgctgctcagatatTCTTCTCTCTGGGGCCTGGGTTTGGGGTGCTCCTGGCTCTGTCCAGCTACAACCCTTTCACAAATAACTGCTATCG TGACGCCATTGTGACCAGTTTGGTGAACTGTCTGACGAGCTTTGTGTCAGGGTTCGTGATCTTCACGGTGCTGGGCTACATGGCAGAGATGAggaaggtggaggtggaggatgtAGCCAGGGATAAAG GACCAAGTTTACTCTTCATCACGTACCCAGAAGCCATTGCAAACATGATGGGTTCGACTTTCTTTGCAATCATCTTCTTTGTGATGATGATCACGTTGGGACTGGACAGCACG TTTGGTGGGTTGGAGGCGATCATCACTGCTGTGCTGGATGAATACCCAGATCATTTCTCTCACAGACGTGAACTCTTTGTCCTGGGCTTGGTAGTTGTCTGCTTTTTGGGCTCTCTAAGCACCCTTACAAAT GGTGGTGCCTATGTGGTGAAGCTGCTGGAAGAGTTCGGAGTAGGACGTTCCATCATAGCCGTGGGTTTCCTTGAGGCCATTGCAGTTTCCTGGTTCTATG GTATCAAAAGATTCAGCAGTGATGTTCAGGCCATGCTGGGCAAATCTCCAGGATTGTTCTGGAAGGTGTGCTGGGTTGTCATCAGTCCAGCATTTCTAGCG TATATTATAGTGAGCTCCCTGCTGAAAGCGCCTCCCCTCACGCTGTTCGACTATCAGTATCCTGACTGGAGCATCACAGTGGGATACATCATTGACTTCTCATCCTTCATATGGATCCCCATCTACATGGTCTACAAGCTCGTGTGGACCCCTGGATCTCTCAAACAG AGGTTGGCGGTGTGTCTCAGACCAGAGAGGACCATACCAGACATCCACGCCGACAGCCTCAACATGGCCACTGTGCCATAG
- the ankrd13a gene encoding ankyrin repeat domain-containing protein 13A, with protein sequence MSTANVSEDLRGKFPLHAAVWENDYRTLEEQITLPQNDIEAVDPRGRTPLHLAVSLGHLESVRVLLRHGASVTKENSMNWTVLQEAVSTGDPEMVQLVLQRRDYLKASTALGGVPELLSKIRESPDFYMEMKWEFTSWIPLLSRVCPSDVCRIWKSGASLRVDATLLGFENMTWIRGRRSYIFRGDDSCAELMEVNHDDEVVDTERFNISQEMEDVTLESMQPAEQEVAKRLTTPIVNTYLDTKDIAFERNKSGIWGWRADKTEVVNGFEAKVFSVNNVNVVIRTRTEHLTDEEKARIKSERNILESLLGTVEQHISAQGDLTLEYATATNPTAITPEEYFDPDFDLGNRDIGRPIELSIRTQKFKGTLWMSEEHPLSLVEQVTPIIDLMARTSSHFARLRDFVTLKFPPGFPVKIEIPLFHVLNARITFGNVNKCSTEEEAKSTPAATPTSSGEDEEAAALPVFQVCPSVFEVPASYHRRGGSRHTPMSNNDEELLQYAIHQSLLESRRVPGQEGIWEDADGEFTDVMPSSQSDRSIPEGVLVEYGDTPSSVSSPSASSPDSELRLAMELSARAQEEEDRLRKQEEEELERILQLSLTEK encoded by the exons ATGTCCACGGCTAACGTTAGCGAAGACCTCCGAGGGAAGTTTCCCCTGCATGCCGCAGTGTGGGAGAATGACTACAGGACGCTGGAGGAACAAATAACGTTACCACAG AATGACATTGAGGCTGTGGATCCCAGAGGTCGGACACCTCTGCACCTGGCTGTGTCGCTCGGGCACCTGGAGTCCGTAAGAGTCCTTCTGAGACACGGTGCTTCAGTGACTAAAGAAAACAGCATGAATTGGACAG tGCTGCAGGAGGCAGTCAGCACCGGAGATCCAGAGATGGTTCAGTTAGTTCTTCAACGCAGAGACTACCTCAAAGCCTCCACTGCTCTGGGAGGAGTGCCTGAGCTGCTGTCAAAGATCCGAGAG tcTCCAGACTTCTATATGGAAATGAAGTGGGAATTCACCAGTTGGA TCCCTCTTCTGTCCCGGGTCTGTCCAAGTGATGTTTGCCGCATTTGGAAAAGTGGCGCCAGCCTGCGAGTGGATGCAACTCTCCTAGGCTTTGAAAACATGACTTGGATCAGGGGGCGCAGAAGCTACATCTTCAGAGGAGATG ATTCATGTGCAGAGTTGATGGAGGTGAACCACGACGATGAAGTCGTGGACACTGAACGCTTCAACATATCTCAAGAAATGGAGGACGTCACGCTTGAGTCAATGCAGCCAGCCGAACAGGAAGTTGCCAAAAGGTTAACTACTCCTATTGTCAACACCTACTTGGACACCAAGGATATTGCTTTTGAGAG gaACAAGTCCGGGATTTGGGGCTGGAGAGCGGACAAAACTGAAGTCGTCAATGGATTTGAAGCAAAG GTTTTCAGTGTGAACAATGTAAATGTGGTAATCAGGACAAGGACAGAACATCTTACAGATGAAGAGAAAGCCCGGATAAAAA GTGAAAGGAACATCTTGGAGTCTCTGCTTGGGACTGTGGAGCAGCACATAAGTGCACAAGGG GATCTGACTCTTGAGTATGCAACTGCCACCAATCCCACTGCCATAACTCCTGAGGAATACTTTGATCCTGACTTTGATCTGGGGAACAGAGACATCGGCCGACCCATTGAACTAAGCATTCGAACACAGAA GTTCAAAGGTACACTGTGGATGAGTGAGGAACATCCTCTGTCCCTGGTGGAGCAGGTGACCCCCATTATCGACCTCATGGCTCGGACCAGTTCCCATTTTGCACGGCTACGGGACTTCGTAACTCTGAAGTTTCCTCCTGGGTTCCCTGTTAAAATAG AGATTCCCCTGTTTCATGTGCTGAATGCCAGGATTACATTTGGTAATGTCAATAAATGTAGTACCGAAGAGGAGGCGAAATCAACGCCAGCAGCCACACCAACATCCTCAGGAGAAGATGAAGAAGCTGCAG CACTGCCTGTGTTTCAGGTGTGTCCTTCAGTGTTTGAAGTGCCCGCCAGTTACCACCGCAGAGGAGgcagcagacacacacccaTGTCCAACAACGACGAGGAGCTTTTGCAGTACGCCATCCATCAGAGTCTCCTGGAGTCTCGCAGAGTGCCGGGCCAG GAGGGGATTTGGGAAGACGCTGACGGGGAATTTACTGATGTAATGCCCAGTAGCCAGAGTGACAG GAGTATCCCAGAGGGGGTGCTAGTGGAATATGGAGACACCCCCAGCTCTGTCAGCTCCCCCTCTGCCTCAAGCCCTGACTCAGAGCTCCGCCTGGCCATGGAGCTCTCTGCACGGGcccaggaggaagaggacaggttgaggaagcaggaggaggaggagctggagaggatCTTGCAGCTATCTCTCACTGAGAAATAA